The following proteins are co-located in the Mycolicibacterium goodii genome:
- a CDS encoding APC family permease yields the protein MTSPLDHSDELLKTKLGWPSLAAMGFTTMMGSGWLLASHYAAQIAGPLAVVSWLIAGFATIMVGLVYSHLAVAWPLAGGNVRWPRLTSGQFVGAIVGWAAFIQISVATPGEATAILQYASQWLHGVFDHGRLTPFGIGVAIAMMAVCVALNFLGVVTLARLNNVLVIFKILVPVVIIVMFIASGFDSANLEVGGGPAPNGLGAALTAVTSAGLLFSFAGVMTPAVMSGEARNPRRDVPLGTMLAVGAVLVSYVGLQIAYIVGLPSDLLAETGWSGVDLNSPFAQIAMFLNLHWLSTLVLIDSAAAPGGTLFTSTGWKSRVTYGLGQERMLPKPIGLVHAASGIPRRALLLNFAISTIFLLVFQSWHQLASIAGYFLAIVYAGASIAAGTIDMHPGRPHTRPWLRHARILGALCFTFSALLIYWAGWQKSRDGVIILAALLVTYLLISQRGRLRLAWTEMREGLWFASMIVGVAVVGCFGSYGGRELVTEPFGSLLVAVIALVAYGCGVRTAKQRIRSAHAAEVMA from the coding sequence ATGACGTCACCCCTCGATCACAGCGACGAGCTGCTGAAAACCAAACTGGGCTGGCCTTCGCTGGCCGCCATGGGATTCACCACGATGATGGGTTCCGGCTGGTTGTTGGCATCCCACTATGCGGCCCAGATCGCGGGCCCATTGGCCGTCGTGTCCTGGCTGATCGCCGGATTCGCGACGATCATGGTCGGTCTGGTCTACTCACATCTGGCGGTGGCGTGGCCGCTGGCAGGCGGCAACGTTCGGTGGCCGCGGCTGACCTCGGGGCAATTCGTGGGGGCGATCGTCGGATGGGCCGCGTTCATCCAGATCTCGGTGGCCACACCGGGTGAGGCCACGGCGATACTGCAGTACGCGTCCCAGTGGCTGCACGGGGTGTTCGACCACGGACGACTGACGCCCTTCGGCATCGGCGTCGCCATCGCCATGATGGCGGTCTGTGTGGCGCTGAACTTTCTGGGCGTGGTCACCCTCGCGCGACTGAACAACGTCTTGGTGATCTTCAAGATCCTCGTTCCCGTGGTCATCATCGTGATGTTCATCGCGAGTGGATTCGATTCCGCCAACCTCGAAGTCGGGGGTGGACCGGCGCCGAACGGTCTGGGCGCCGCTCTCACCGCGGTGACGAGCGCGGGTCTGCTGTTCTCCTTTGCGGGTGTCATGACACCGGCGGTGATGTCCGGCGAGGCTCGGAACCCGCGCAGAGACGTTCCGTTGGGCACCATGCTGGCGGTCGGAGCGGTCCTGGTGTCCTACGTCGGTCTCCAGATCGCCTATATCGTCGGACTACCGTCTGACCTGCTCGCTGAAACCGGGTGGAGCGGTGTAGATCTGAACTCGCCGTTCGCCCAGATCGCGATGTTCTTGAACCTGCACTGGTTGAGCACCCTGGTACTCATCGACTCGGCGGCGGCGCCGGGCGGCACGCTGTTCACGAGCACCGGGTGGAAAAGTCGGGTGACCTACGGGCTCGGGCAGGAGCGCATGCTGCCGAAACCCATCGGCCTCGTTCATGCCGCTTCCGGAATTCCGCGTCGTGCGCTCCTGTTGAATTTCGCGATCTCCACGATCTTCCTGCTGGTATTCCAGTCGTGGCATCAACTCGCCTCCATCGCCGGATATTTCCTCGCGATCGTCTACGCCGGCGCCTCCATCGCGGCCGGAACCATAGACATGCATCCCGGCCGTCCCCATACCCGACCGTGGTTGCGGCATGCACGCATACTCGGCGCACTGTGTTTCACCTTCTCCGCCTTGTTGATCTACTGGGCGGGCTGGCAGAAGAGCCGGGACGGGGTCATCATCCTCGCCGCGCTCCTGGTGACCTACCTGCTGATCAGCCAGCGGGGTCGATTGCGGCTCGCGTGGACCGAAATGCGCGAGGGGCTGTGGTTCGCGTCGATGATCGTCGGCGTCGCGGTGGTCGGCTGTTTCGGATCCTACGGCGGACGCGAACTGGTGACCGAACCGTTCGGATCATTGCTCGTTGCGGTCATCGCACTGGTCGCCTACGGGTGTGGTGTGCGAACGGCCAAGCAGCGCATCAGGTCCGCACACGCTGCGGAGGTGATGGCGTGA
- a CDS encoding YidH family protein, whose amino-acid sequence MSCSDGQPAAGVRRRFPESVYGRGDEPDPRFTLANERTLLAWLRTSLALLAGGVALEAFDLPIQGQFRLAASVSSIVVAMVLPLMAWTAWASTERALRERKPLPAPLAALPLALVLVVVASLMAVGLVLG is encoded by the coding sequence GTGAGTTGTTCCGACGGCCAACCGGCAGCCGGCGTGCGTAGACGATTTCCCGAATCGGTCTACGGCAGAGGTGACGAGCCCGATCCACGCTTCACCCTCGCGAACGAGCGGACATTGTTGGCCTGGTTACGCACGTCTCTCGCACTGTTGGCAGGCGGGGTGGCGCTGGAGGCCTTCGATCTGCCGATACAGGGTCAGTTCAGACTGGCAGCGTCGGTGTCCTCGATTGTCGTGGCGATGGTCCTACCCCTCATGGCTTGGACCGCATGGGCGTCCACAGAGCGGGCGCTGCGCGAGCGGAAGCCCTTGCCCGCGCCGCTCGCCGCGCTGCCGCTCGCCTTGGTCCTGGTGGTGGTCGCGTCACTCATGGCGGTGGGTTTGGTCCTGGGGTGA
- a CDS encoding trans-sulfuration enzyme family protein — MDITTSLIHGDDHLHWDAAVTPSIAQGSNWELPSHETLAEVATQPLYPYMYNRKGNPNHEQIASIISRLEGGERTLMTASGMSAVSTLVLALVKAGDHVVLQNSIYAGVSNMCHNVLPRLGVECTFVDQTSTEAFEHAMRDNTRLVLLETPSNPLLEITDIQAVADIAHRTGALVATDNTFATPLNQRPLSLGSDITWHSCTKYFGGHSDLLAGSITASQELVERIWHTHEVTGGILAPFNAWLLLRGIRTLSVRVERHNRNGMTLATALAEHPEVAQVNYPGLVSHPGHEIAARQMKGFGGMLSFTLRGGYDAATKFVTNLKYARHASSLGHIGSLVIHPAAMWGAAMTTDELEAAGVDPGLIRFSVGIEDADDVVEDVVATLDSIGAAK, encoded by the coding sequence GTGGACATCACTACATCCCTCATTCACGGCGACGATCACCTGCACTGGGACGCGGCGGTGACACCGTCGATAGCGCAAGGTTCCAACTGGGAGTTGCCCAGCCACGAGACACTCGCCGAGGTGGCGACCCAGCCGTTGTACCCGTACATGTACAACCGCAAGGGGAACCCGAACCACGAGCAAATCGCGTCGATCATCTCCCGTCTGGAAGGTGGCGAGCGGACCCTGATGACGGCATCGGGAATGTCCGCGGTGAGCACCCTGGTGCTGGCGCTGGTCAAGGCGGGCGATCACGTTGTACTGCAGAACAGCATCTACGCGGGCGTGAGCAACATGTGCCACAACGTCTTGCCGCGGCTCGGCGTCGAGTGCACCTTCGTCGACCAGACATCGACCGAGGCATTCGAGCACGCGATGCGCGACAACACCCGGCTGGTACTGCTTGAGACACCGAGCAATCCGCTCTTGGAGATCACCGACATCCAGGCGGTCGCCGACATCGCCCACCGGACCGGTGCCCTCGTCGCGACCGACAACACGTTCGCCACACCGCTGAACCAACGCCCGCTGAGCCTTGGCAGCGACATCACCTGGCACAGCTGCACCAAGTATTTCGGGGGACACTCCGACCTGCTCGCGGGGTCGATCACCGCAAGCCAGGAACTGGTGGAGAGGATCTGGCACACCCATGAGGTGACCGGCGGAATTCTGGCGCCCTTCAACGCGTGGCTGCTGCTGCGTGGCATCCGCACGCTGTCGGTGCGGGTGGAACGCCACAACCGCAACGGGATGACGTTGGCCACAGCGTTGGCAGAGCACCCCGAAGTGGCGCAGGTCAACTACCCCGGTTTGGTGAGTCACCCCGGCCACGAGATCGCGGCCCGGCAGATGAAGGGATTCGGGGGGATGCTGTCGTTCACCCTACGAGGCGGCTACGACGCCGCGACCAAGTTCGTCACGAACCTGAAGTACGCGCGGCACGCATCCAGCCTCGGCCATATCGGCTCACTGGTCATCCACCCGGCGGCGATGTGGGGCGCAGCGATGACGACCGACGAACTCGAGGCCGCCGGAGTGGACCCCGGCCTCATCCGCTTCTCGGTGGGCATCGAGGATGCCGACGATGTCGTCGAGGACGTCGTCGCGACACTGGACTCGATCGGCGCAGCCAAATGA
- a CDS encoding PLP-dependent aminotransferase family protein, whose translation MSEAILSGRLSPGDRLPSHRELASELGLSRSTAVRVYEEMRANGLLESHPRSGNFVSLSTGVATPSGGSWMPSPVGLANPIDLSKATTRADDAIIEVIRRSVDDIGTVLTRDGYDVLGTSELRHAVAESYERRGVATSFDQILITTGAQQGIDLIARLLVRANDVVLVESPTYAGLVDRMRHAQAELIGLDVSEGPWDVERFAHNLRRTGAKLAFLTPDFQNPTGRLMDAQMRRDFAMAADRAGATIVVDETNVELGLDVPLPTTLPFAAYAPDRVSISIGSLSKCLWAGLRIGWLRSDANTIQALANLKITSTLANPLLEQIAAVNLLSPEWFGPQMESRRAVLRVKRQRMGRSLTRMGLVADEPVGGLSYWARLPRGSGRSLAQLALSRGLLLLPGSRLSPDGILDGYLRLPFSLPSEELEEACQTLESVWADFNGTSRTHDYFPGPVI comes from the coding sequence TTGAGTGAGGCGATTCTCAGTGGGCGGCTGAGCCCGGGTGACCGACTTCCGTCGCACCGTGAACTGGCGTCCGAACTCGGATTGAGCCGCAGCACCGCGGTGCGTGTCTACGAGGAGATGCGGGCGAACGGTCTGCTCGAATCGCATCCGCGGTCCGGCAACTTCGTCAGCCTCAGCACGGGTGTCGCCACACCGAGTGGCGGATCGTGGATGCCCAGTCCAGTCGGTCTGGCGAATCCGATCGACCTTTCGAAGGCGACGACAAGAGCCGATGACGCCATCATCGAGGTGATCCGACGGTCCGTCGATGACATCGGCACGGTGCTGACCCGCGACGGATACGACGTCCTCGGAACCTCGGAGCTTCGCCACGCCGTGGCCGAGTCGTATGAGCGTCGCGGGGTGGCAACATCTTTCGACCAGATTCTGATCACCACCGGAGCTCAGCAAGGCATCGACCTCATTGCCCGGCTCCTGGTGCGTGCCAACGACGTCGTGCTGGTCGAATCGCCCACCTACGCCGGCCTCGTGGACCGTATGCGGCACGCCCAGGCCGAGCTGATCGGGCTTGATGTCAGCGAAGGACCATGGGATGTCGAGCGATTCGCGCACAACCTCCGCCGCACAGGTGCGAAGTTGGCGTTCTTGACCCCCGATTTCCAGAACCCGACCGGCCGTTTGATGGATGCTCAGATGCGCCGCGACTTCGCGATGGCCGCCGACCGCGCCGGTGCCACGATCGTCGTGGACGAGACCAACGTCGAACTCGGGCTCGACGTTCCGCTTCCCACCACGCTCCCGTTCGCCGCCTATGCACCGGACCGCGTGTCGATATCCATCGGCTCATTGAGCAAGTGCCTGTGGGCCGGACTTCGTATCGGCTGGCTTCGCTCCGATGCGAACACGATTCAGGCGCTCGCCAACCTCAAGATCACCTCGACGCTGGCGAATCCGCTGCTCGAGCAGATCGCCGCGGTGAACCTGCTGAGCCCGGAGTGGTTCGGTCCTCAGATGGAAAGTCGTCGTGCGGTTCTTCGAGTCAAGCGGCAACGGATGGGGCGCTCACTCACCCGTATGGGCCTGGTGGCCGACGAACCGGTGGGCGGGTTGTCCTACTGGGCCAGGTTGCCGCGCGGGTCCGGTCGTTCACTCGCCCAGCTTGCGCTCTCGCGTGGGCTGCTCCTGTTGCCGGGGAGTCGTCTGTCACCGGACGGCATCCTCGACGGCTATCTGCGCCTGCCGTTCTCGCTGCCGAGCGAAGAACTGGAGGAAGCCTGCCAGACGCTGGAGTCGGTGTGGGCGGACTTCAACGGGACGTCCCGGACGCACGACTATTTCCCCGGCCCGGTCATATGA
- a CDS encoding alpha/beta fold hydrolase has translation MDEFLQDYQLFELGDVTLQHGATLRNAKLAYKTYGELNADKSNAIVYPTWYSGRHWDNEWLIGEGKALDPAKYFIIVPNMLGNGLSTSPSNTPPPYNAARFPNVTFYDQVEVQHKLVTSFGIETLALVTGWSMGAGQTYQWAVSYPDMVQRALPFCGSSKTSEHNIVFLEGVKTALTADAAFKEGWYTEKPTKGLRAAARVYAGWGFSQAFYWHQEYKKMGYSSLEDFLVGFWEGFFLDRRDPNNLLTMLWTWQKGNVGDTPGRGFHGDQVAALKTIKAKMIVAPAEKDLYFPPEDEEFAVKHIPNAELRVIPGIYGHFAGGDANPEDNKFIDDLAKELLAR, from the coding sequence ATGGACGAATTCCTGCAGGACTACCAACTTTTCGAGCTCGGCGACGTGACCTTGCAGCACGGAGCGACGCTGCGCAACGCCAAACTCGCGTACAAGACCTACGGCGAGCTGAACGCCGACAAGTCCAACGCGATCGTCTACCCCACCTGGTACTCGGGGCGGCACTGGGACAACGAGTGGCTGATCGGCGAGGGCAAGGCCCTCGACCCGGCCAAGTACTTCATCATCGTGCCCAACATGCTGGGCAACGGCCTGTCGACGTCGCCGTCGAACACCCCGCCGCCCTACAACGCCGCACGCTTCCCGAACGTGACGTTCTACGACCAGGTCGAGGTGCAGCACAAGCTGGTCACGTCCTTCGGCATCGAGACCCTCGCGCTGGTCACCGGGTGGTCCATGGGCGCCGGGCAGACCTACCAGTGGGCCGTCAGTTACCCCGACATGGTGCAGCGCGCGCTGCCGTTCTGCGGCTCGTCGAAGACGAGTGAACACAACATCGTGTTCCTCGAAGGCGTGAAGACCGCGCTCACCGCGGACGCCGCGTTCAAGGAGGGCTGGTACACCGAGAAGCCCACCAAGGGATTGCGCGCCGCGGCCCGCGTCTACGCGGGATGGGGCTTCTCCCAGGCCTTCTACTGGCACCAGGAGTACAAGAAGATGGGCTACTCCTCGCTGGAGGACTTCCTCGTCGGGTTCTGGGAGGGCTTCTTCCTGGACCGCCGCGACCCCAACAATCTGCTGACCATGTTGTGGACATGGCAGAAGGGCAATGTCGGCGACACCCCGGGGCGCGGGTTCCACGGTGATCAGGTGGCGGCACTGAAGACCATCAAGGCAAAGATGATCGTGGCGCCGGCCGAGAAGGACCTCTACTTCCCGCCCGAGGATGAGGAGTTCGCGGTCAAGCACATCCCCAACGCCGAATTGCGCGTCATCCCAGGCATATACGGGCACTTCGCGGGTGGTGACGCCAACCCCGAGGACAACAAGTTCATCGACGACCTCGCCAAGGAGTTGCTGGCGCGCTGA
- a CDS encoding CaiB/BaiF CoA transferase family protein has product MRGLRVLDFTHVVAGPLCTMTLADLGADVVKVEPPTGEIGRLIGPPWRGGQSVIWQSVNRNKRSLTIDLKTSAGRRTVRRMARQADVVVESFRPGVITALDLGYDTLAAANPALVYCSISAFGQTGPASDRPGVDGIMQAVTGLMSTLGDPDSGPAKVQVPAADMVTGYLASIAVLAALHEVRDGGRGQHLDVSLYNATILLQQTGFASFLASGDEPRRLGSAAPYAAPNEAFPTADGWIMIAAYDPVRWSALCDAVGASGLSSDPRFATNDDRVRNRPALRDELSRQLRTRTTHAWLDTLSARDILCAPVNGYGEVVASAEYAASGLHRPTGPIDTPGFVLGPAQPAGPPDTAPPAPGAHSAEILAEYGLSESEVMTLIESGVVDGAGARSRAAS; this is encoded by the coding sequence ATGCGGGGACTTCGCGTTCTCGACTTCACCCATGTCGTCGCGGGTCCGCTGTGCACGATGACGCTCGCCGACCTGGGTGCCGACGTGGTCAAGGTCGAGCCGCCGACCGGTGAGATCGGCCGCCTGATCGGGCCGCCGTGGCGGGGCGGGCAGAGTGTCATCTGGCAAAGCGTCAACCGCAACAAGCGCAGCCTGACCATCGACCTGAAGACCTCGGCGGGCCGGCGCACGGTCCGGCGCATGGCCCGTCAGGCCGACGTGGTGGTCGAGAGCTTCCGCCCCGGAGTGATAACCGCTCTGGACCTCGGGTACGACACGTTGGCCGCCGCCAATCCCGCACTGGTCTACTGTTCGATCTCCGCGTTCGGCCAGACCGGTCCGGCCAGCGACCGGCCGGGTGTGGACGGGATCATGCAGGCCGTCACCGGTTTGATGAGCACCCTCGGCGATCCGGACTCCGGCCCCGCCAAGGTCCAGGTGCCCGCGGCCGACATGGTGACCGGCTACCTGGCCTCGATCGCTGTGCTGGCCGCACTGCACGAGGTGCGCGACGGCGGCCGCGGGCAGCATCTCGACGTGAGCCTCTACAACGCCACAATCCTTCTGCAACAGACCGGGTTTGCGTCCTTCCTCGCCTCGGGTGACGAACCCCGGCGACTCGGGAGCGCCGCCCCTTACGCCGCGCCCAACGAGGCCTTCCCCACCGCCGACGGCTGGATCATGATCGCCGCGTACGACCCGGTGCGCTGGTCCGCCCTGTGCGACGCGGTCGGCGCGTCCGGTCTGAGTTCGGATCCGCGCTTCGCCACCAATGACGACCGTGTCCGCAATCGCCCGGCGCTGCGCGATGAGCTGAGCCGACAGCTGCGGACCCGCACAACGCACGCGTGGCTCGACACCCTGTCGGCACGGGACATCCTGTGCGCACCGGTCAACGGCTACGGCGAGGTTGTGGCCTCCGCGGAGTATGCCGCAAGCGGTCTGCACCGGCCGACGGGTCCGATCGACACACCCGGCTTCGTCCTCGGCCCGGCGCAGCCGGCAGGCCCACCCGACACCGCACCACCCGCACCGGGCGCGCACTCGGCCGAAATCCTTGCCGAGTACGGGCTTTCGGAATCCGAGGTGATGACCCTGATCGAGTCCGGCGTGGTCGATGGCGCAGGCGCACGATCCCGAGCAGCGAGCTGA
- the pdxS gene encoding pyridoxal 5'-phosphate synthase lyase subunit PdxS, translated as MSEQSGTSVTAAVNGNPTEKPVRLGTARVKRGMAEMLKGGVIMDVVTPEQARIAEAAGAVAVMALERVPADIRAQGGVSRMSDPDMISGIIEAVTIPVMAKARIGHFVEAQILQSLGVDYIDESEVLTPADYTNHIDKWKFTVPFVCGATNLGEALRRITEGAAMIRSKGEAGTGDVSNATTHMRKIGGEIRRLTSLSEDELYVAAKELQAPYELVVEVARAGKLPVTLFTAGGIATPADAAMMMQLGAEGVFVGSGIFKSGNPEQRAAAIVKATTFYDDPDVLAKVSRGLGEAMVGINVEEIAQPHRLAERGW; from the coding sequence ATGTCAGAGCAGAGCGGCACGTCGGTCACGGCGGCTGTCAACGGAAATCCCACCGAGAAACCGGTCCGCCTCGGGACCGCGCGGGTGAAGCGCGGGATGGCCGAGATGCTCAAGGGTGGGGTGATCATGGACGTGGTCACCCCCGAGCAGGCGCGTATCGCCGAGGCCGCCGGCGCGGTGGCGGTGATGGCGCTGGAGCGGGTGCCCGCCGACATCCGCGCCCAGGGCGGGGTGTCGCGGATGAGTGATCCGGACATGATCTCGGGCATCATCGAGGCGGTCACCATCCCGGTGATGGCCAAGGCCCGCATCGGGCATTTCGTGGAGGCGCAGATCCTGCAGTCGTTGGGTGTGGACTACATCGACGAGTCCGAAGTGCTCACCCCGGCCGACTACACCAACCACATCGACAAGTGGAAGTTCACCGTGCCGTTCGTGTGCGGGGCGACGAATCTGGGTGAGGCGCTGCGGCGGATCACCGAGGGCGCGGCGATGATCCGGTCCAAGGGTGAGGCCGGCACCGGGGACGTGTCCAATGCGACCACGCACATGCGCAAGATCGGCGGGGAGATCCGCCGGTTGACCTCGCTGAGCGAGGACGAGTTGTATGTGGCGGCCAAGGAGCTGCAGGCGCCCTATGAGCTGGTGGTCGAGGTGGCCCGGGCCGGCAAGCTGCCGGTGACGTTGTTCACCGCCGGTGGCATCGCGACCCCGGCGGATGCGGCGATGATGATGCAGCTCGGCGCCGAGGGGGTGTTCGTCGGTTCGGGCATCTTCAAGTCCGGCAACCCCGAACAGCGCGCCGCCGCGATCGTCAAGGCCACCACGTTCTACGACGATCCCGACGTGCTGGCCAAGGTCTCCCGCGGCCTGGGCGAGGCCATGGTCGGCATCAACGTCGAGGAGATCGCCCAGCCGCACCGGCTCGCCGAACGCGGCTGGTGA
- a CDS encoding aldehyde dehydrogenase family protein, translated as MNVASPAQTGKLGMALVDAVEDALRRADLDADGAFDVVDPDDGSVIAVLPSQRSDAVAAAVARAEHDMRDTALPLHERIRILDAVAQTVSDEATTFAHALASEGVKTYAEARAEVGRCIQTLRLSAMAAHALTGALLPLGSTARLTAHHGYYRYGPIGVTAALTPYNDPLNLVAHKLGPAMAAGNSVVLYADQRTPLSALLLCRAFWRAGTPVSTLQVLLGDGGEIVPTLLGDSRVRAVTATGGGRLARAVEQSIGTRKLILELGGVCPAVVGRDADLDLAAEKLAAGAFSAAGQNCLHPQVIAVEDAVYEAFVRRLQHRFDARSAGHKFDAASACGPLIDSTAAQRVDAFVADALHKGARPVTGGSPTVTPLHRQPLLLRDVRQDARLWTEEVFGPVTAVRSVTDVAAGLRAVAHSGGLQASVFTSNVHTAESAVATLRQPSVVINDADVRFDGMPFGGDGTAGLNREGPAFAVRELSSIQTVLQQQQHSVPRESATRS; from the coding sequence ATGAACGTCGCAAGCCCAGCCCAAACCGGCAAGCTCGGCATGGCCCTGGTGGACGCGGTCGAGGATGCGTTGCGCCGTGCCGATCTCGACGCCGACGGCGCATTCGATGTCGTCGACCCCGACGACGGCAGCGTCATCGCAGTCCTGCCGAGTCAGCGATCGGACGCGGTGGCCGCGGCGGTGGCCCGGGCCGAGCACGATATGCGTGACACCGCGCTGCCCCTGCACGAACGCATCCGCATCCTGGACGCGGTCGCACAGACGGTTTCTGACGAGGCCACCACCTTCGCGCACGCGCTGGCGTCGGAGGGCGTGAAGACCTACGCCGAGGCCCGCGCCGAAGTGGGCAGGTGCATACAAACTCTCAGATTGAGCGCGATGGCTGCGCACGCGCTGACCGGCGCCCTGCTGCCGCTCGGCTCGACGGCGCGGCTGACCGCCCACCACGGTTATTACCGGTACGGACCCATCGGCGTGACCGCGGCGCTGACACCGTACAACGATCCGCTCAACCTCGTCGCACACAAACTCGGGCCGGCGATGGCGGCCGGTAACAGCGTCGTGCTCTACGCCGACCAGCGAACTCCACTGTCAGCTCTGCTGTTGTGCCGTGCCTTCTGGCGAGCGGGCACACCGGTGTCGACACTGCAGGTTCTCCTCGGTGACGGCGGTGAGATCGTGCCGACACTGTTGGGAGACAGCCGAGTCCGAGCTGTCACGGCAACGGGCGGGGGACGTTTGGCCCGCGCGGTGGAGCAGAGTATCGGCACACGGAAACTCATCCTGGAACTCGGCGGTGTGTGCCCGGCGGTCGTCGGCCGTGACGCCGACCTCGACCTCGCCGCCGAGAAGCTTGCCGCAGGAGCCTTTTCGGCGGCCGGACAGAACTGCCTGCACCCGCAGGTCATCGCGGTCGAGGACGCGGTCTACGAGGCGTTCGTCCGCCGACTGCAGCATCGGTTCGATGCGAGGAGCGCGGGACACAAGTTCGACGCGGCGTCGGCCTGCGGACCGTTGATCGACTCGACCGCCGCGCAGCGCGTCGACGCGTTCGTTGCCGATGCCCTGCACAAGGGTGCCCGTCCCGTGACGGGCGGATCACCGACCGTCACACCGCTGCACCGTCAACCGCTGCTGTTGCGGGATGTTCGTCAGGATGCTCGACTCTGGACCGAGGAAGTCTTCGGGCCCGTCACCGCGGTGCGGTCCGTCACCGACGTCGCCGCCGGGTTGCGCGCCGTCGCCCACTCGGGAGGTCTGCAGGCGTCGGTGTTCACCTCGAACGTGCACACAGCCGAATCGGCCGTGGCCACCCTGCGTCAGCCCAGTGTGGTGATCAACGACGCCGACGTGCGGTTCGACGGGATGCCGTTCGGCGGTGACGGAACAGCCGGCCTGAATCGGGAGGGCCCGGCATTCGCGGTCAGAGAGTTGTCATCCATCCAGACAGTGCTGCAACAACAACAGCATTCGGTGCCGCGGGAATCGGCGACGCGGTCATGA
- a CDS encoding aspartate ammonia-lyase, with protein MNGPDRDTRHGDAALRSEQDSLGVRRLAADSYFGIHTARASENFDIANRPISDHPELIVAFAAVKDAAARANSHLGLLDQARAAAIIRACREIRSGRFHDSFVVDILQGGAGTSTNMNANEVIANRALEHLGYPLGAYEHLHPIDHVNLSQSTNDVYPTAARLAAIAALEPLYRGLGELIDAFEAKGHELAAVVKMGRTQLQDAVPMTLGQEYRAYAHALRECRREIETQAVHLQCINLGGTAIGTGINAPAEFGALACARLSELVGVQLHVAENLIAASPDVGAFVRVSGALKSLALTLSKTCNDLRLSASGPYAGLREINLPALQTGSSIMPGKVNPVIPEAVNQAAYEVVGNDLAITMAAEAGQFQLNPFEPLIVDKLLTSIRVMARACTALGTRCVPGITANVEHLAHTVNSGIAVVTALSPLLGYAGATQLAHEAAASGRSVRELALATGHLEADELADLLNPLRLAGAQAVELTTAEQKERAR; from the coding sequence GTGAACGGTCCCGATCGGGACACCCGGCACGGTGACGCCGCGTTGCGATCGGAGCAGGATTCCCTCGGCGTGCGGCGGCTGGCGGCTGACTCCTACTTCGGTATCCACACCGCGAGGGCGAGTGAGAACTTCGACATCGCCAACCGACCGATAAGCGACCATCCCGAGCTCATCGTGGCCTTCGCTGCGGTGAAGGATGCGGCCGCACGCGCCAACAGCCACCTCGGATTGCTCGATCAGGCTCGGGCTGCGGCGATCATCCGCGCCTGCAGGGAAATCCGCTCCGGCAGGTTCCACGACAGCTTTGTCGTCGACATCCTTCAGGGCGGAGCGGGCACGTCGACCAACATGAACGCCAACGAGGTGATCGCCAACCGGGCGCTCGAACACCTGGGGTACCCGCTCGGCGCCTACGAGCACCTCCACCCGATCGACCACGTGAACCTCTCGCAGAGCACGAACGATGTCTACCCCACGGCGGCACGGCTGGCCGCGATAGCTGCGTTGGAACCGTTGTACCGGGGACTCGGGGAGCTGATCGACGCCTTCGAGGCGAAGGGACACGAGTTGGCCGCGGTGGTGAAGATGGGCCGCACGCAGCTTCAGGACGCGGTCCCCATGACGCTCGGGCAGGAGTACCGCGCCTACGCTCACGCGCTGCGCGAGTGTCGACGCGAGATCGAAACGCAGGCAGTGCATCTGCAGTGCATCAATCTGGGTGGCACCGCGATCGGCACCGGAATCAACGCACCCGCGGAGTTCGGTGCTCTCGCGTGCGCCCGGCTGTCCGAACTGGTGGGAGTGCAGCTGCACGTTGCGGAAAATCTCATCGCCGCATCGCCGGATGTCGGTGCCTTCGTTCGCGTCTCGGGTGCCCTGAAGTCACTGGCGCTGACACTCTCGAAGACCTGCAACGATCTACGGTTGAGTGCGTCCGGGCCGTACGCCGGACTTCGAGAAATCAATCTTCCTGCGCTGCAGACGGGTTCGTCCATAATGCCCGGCAAGGTCAACCCAGTGATACCCGAGGCGGTGAACCAGGCGGCCTACGAGGTCGTCGGCAATGACCTGGCCATCACCATGGCGGCCGAGGCAGGCCAGTTCCAACTGAACCCGTTCGAACCGCTCATCGTGGACAAGCTCCTGACATCCATCCGGGTGATGGCCCGTGCGTGCACGGCGTTGGGAACACGTTGTGTCCCCGGCATCACGGCCAACGTTGAACACCTCGCCCATACGGTGAACAGCGGTATCGCAGTGGTCACGGCGCTGAGTCCGTTGCTGGGATACGCGGGTGCAACACAGCTGGCTCACGAGGCCGCGGCCAGCGGGCGCAGTGTTCGCGAATTGGCGCTTGCCACAGGTCATCTGGAGGCCGACGAACTCGCGGACTTGCTCAACCCGTTGCGATTGGCCGGTGCGCAGGCTGTTGAGCTGACGACCGCGGAGCAAAAGGAGCGCGCCAGGTGA